The Electrophorus electricus isolate fEleEle1 chromosome 8, fEleEle1.pri, whole genome shotgun sequence genome contains the following window.
TGCAAATTAGATATTGCACTTTTCATCAtaatcaccaccaccacataaCATGCTTAGAACCATTACTAGCCATGTTACAGTCAGCACCTGCACTCATTAGATATGATAAGATTGCCAACCGAGGCCAAGTACCTAATGGAGGTCCTTCTAGCATAGCAAGCTACTGACTGCTAAGGGCTCTGGATACCTGTTGTCTCCGCTGCTGTCTCCGATACTCCTCCTCACTAGCAGCGAGGGCCTGAGCCAGTGCCAGATCCTCCTGCTCCTGAGGACTGATGCAcccacacgcaaacacacagaaatacacacaaacacaatctgttAAACTGTCTTTTTCCTACTGTCACTTTTACACTATTCAGCTCATCCACTACATGCAGGGCTACATGGCACAGGCTCCACTGAGATAGACACACCAGCATGCTAATCACAGAAGTTGCAGCATATGGCACCAACTCTTTAGAgcactttttaaacattaaacctgTCCAAAGCAACAATAAatactttttgtgtgtgattcttTAAAACAGCTTCTTACTATAATGGCATCTTTTGAGAAGATTAAATGGAAGCTTGGAACTAGCTACAGAGGTTTTTAAACAAAAGGCTAAGATTTAGCCACCAAGATACCTGACAGTGGGCGGGACGATCTGTGCTGATTCAGCCAGAGACATTTCCAACGCCCTCTGAAGAGCCTGCTCCTCAGTCTGCAGCCCAGCCAGAGAAAGGAATATGccctttattatttatatacatgaCCAGTTCCACCAATAATGTTTCATAAGtaacacattaaatatttagctTAGAATGAATATCCTACCAATCCAGCTTGATAGGAAGCTGATGGAGGTACGATGTTCTGTGCTGGAGGGGGACGTGGGGGAGGGGCCGAGGTCCTTTGTGCactgcagaaagaaaacaatatgcTTTAAACTTGGTCTACACTTACAATCACATGACATTTAATCAAACCCACGAAAAGAATCAATGAATCTTAATGAGTAGCTTACCTACTGCCCTGAGCGTGAGCATTCCCGCTCGCCCCATTGGGCACCTGTCTGGAGCTCACTCTACTTGTTGAGCCTGCAATGTTATTACTGGAAGAACCCTGAGCTCTCATTAAAGCAGCatgtcttaaaaataaacaaacaaacaaatattaccACATGCAAAACCTCCATATTGACCGTCACATAATCAAGATCAAACAGTGCCTACTCACCCAGACTTGGAGACTGGCTTGCCATCAGTCTTACAATCATGATCCAATGGATTCCTGTGCTTAAGACAGTAGTTCAAGTGGCACTGGTCGCATGTCACTCGAATCATCTCCTTCTGCTTACAGCCTCCCTTTGAACACTTATTTGTAAAAATCTTTGGGAGAAAGGGGAAATAAGGCTCAGTAAGCATTTGGAGAAACCTGAGAAGTCCTTGATATAAGCATGTACTGGATTGGGGATAatacttttcttttcctctgtgcaGGATCTGCCTTGCAGTCGCGGTCTATGTGCTCCCCAACTTTGATATCTGGCATTTCTCCTCTTTTCACTGGAATGGGGATGttgcacagaggacacacaggTACCTGGACAtcctgaagaagaaaaacaaacaaaaacaaacattctttaatgaatgaagtaaacaagaaaaaagcaCTTGCCATACTTATAAAACTAACATACCTTTTTATATGAAGAAGTACACTTGTGACTGACATAAGTTATGTGGTCTTTGCAGAAAATTTGCTCACAGGCATCACATCTCATGGGCAGAAAATCTGTAAATTAGAAATAAActtacaataacattttttttctttctttaaagaTTCATTAAAATTTTCTAACTTTATAATTACAAATAGTACACTGGCTTTTTATTAGAATTTATAATTCATGAGCCTTTAAAGAGAAAACGGTAATGACATCCTGATCACTCACGCACTCCCttcctcactcacactctccctccctcacccaaGCGTTTGCAGGACTTCTCTGAACAATGCTCCCCTAGATCTGGAAATTCCATGACACTGGTATAATGTGTCTGCTTTCTCCCTGCAATAAGACCATTAAAATCATATCAGGCAAAACGTTAAGTAGCCATACCTATAACAACGTCAAATGatcacaacaaaaaaaaaatctctggaTCTCCTTGGACCACTGCATCAAATATAGAGAACGAACAGGCTGAGTCGTAACCGCGTCCCAGCTTCCCACAGGCAATAGCCATTAGTTTAGCAGCTAATGACTAAATTGtgacaataaacaaaaacaaacattaaaaaatagtTGTTTTAGGTAGCATAGTATAGTTTTGCATtttcacaaaatcacaaataaaataagcatctaataaaacaaaacaggtgaaACATGTGCAGTGACAATTTGATCGGTGGAGAAACAATAAATGCTGAATCATGAAGACAGCCAGCTAACCAGgtcaacataaaaacaacttaTCTTACACATATcgtaaatgtttaataattataGATAGCTATTATGTATTCTGTTTttcaacacaaaaataaaatagataacGAGAAAACGCTAACTTGCTATCAAACATTAGCTAGTGGTCTAAACGTATCTATTATTATAAGCGACCGAGAGCAAGCGgcttaggttagctaactagctaccaACACTGGTTATGTTAGGTTAACAGTAAGAACAACTATATTCGACAATAAAACACGATGTGTCTTGAAATTCAACAATGCCACACATTAGAACCAAAATCAAAACTAGTGAGCTGTGATGTTAATTAAATAGTCGTGGTATAGTAGTATATAAAGGCAACGGTAACAACGAGCCAGCTAAAATAACGtccagctaactagctagctagctagctaacttatgTCAACACAGGTAAACATGGCAGTAATTCCCGAAACATTGTacaattgtatattttattgtatacAAA
Protein-coding sequences here:
- the zfand2a gene encoding AN1-type zinc finger protein 2A isoform X2, producing the protein MEFPDLGEHCSEKSCKRLDFLPMRCDACEQIFCKDHITYVSHKCTSSYKKDVQVPVCPLCNIPIPVKRGEMPDIKVGEHIDRDCKADPAQRKRKIFTNKCSKGGCKQKEMIRVTCDQCHLNYCLKHRNPLDHDCKTDGKPVSKSGHAALMRAQGSSSNNIAGSTSRVSSRQVPNGASGNAHAQGSSAQRTSAPPPRPPPAQNIVPPSASYQAGLTEEQALQRALEMSLAESAQIVPPTVSPQEQEDLALAQALAASEEEYRRQQRRQQVSRALSSQ
- the zfand2a gene encoding AN1-type zinc finger protein 2A isoform X4, which codes for MEFPDLGEHCSEKSCKRLDFLPMRCDACEQIFCKDHITYVSHKCTSSYKKDVQVPVCPLCNIPIPVKRGEMPDIKVGEHIDRDCKADPAQRKRKIFTNKCSKGGCKQKEMIRVTCDQCHLNYCLKHRNPLDHDCKTDGKPVSKSG
- the zfand2a gene encoding AN1-type zinc finger protein 2A isoform X1, with translation MEFPDLGEHCSEKSCKRLDFLPMRCDACEQIFCKDHITYVSHKCTSSYKKDVQVPVCPLCNIPIPVKRGEMPDIKVGEHIDRDCKADPAQRKRKIFTNKCSKGGCKQKEMIRVTCDQCHLNYCLKHRNPLDHDCKTDGKPVSKSGHAALMRAQGSSSNNIAGSTSRVSSRQVPNGASGNAHAQGSSAQRTSAPPPRPPPAQNIVPPSASYQAGLTEEQALQRALEMSLAESAQIVPPTVSPQEQEDLALAQALAASEEEYRRQQRRQQVVDSKQSNCCLS
- the zfand2a gene encoding AN1-type zinc finger protein 2A isoform X3 — protein: MRCDACEQIFCKDHITYVSHKCTSSYKKDVQVPVCPLCNIPIPVKRGEMPDIKVGEHIDRDCKADPAQRKRKIFTNKCSKGGCKQKEMIRVTCDQCHLNYCLKHRNPLDHDCKTDGKPVSKSGHAALMRAQGSSSNNIAGSTSRVSSRQVPNGASGNAHAQGSSAQRTSAPPPRPPPAQNIVPPSASYQAGLTEEQALQRALEMSLAESAQIVPPTVSPQEQEDLALAQALAASEEEYRRQQRRQQVVDSKQSNCCLS